CCACACACTCTTGAGAGTGCTATAATATTGATCAATGGACCTACCTTCTTGTTAATCACTTGTTTGATTTTTATCCTGTGTGAGGCTTTAATGAAAATCATCCCATGCAGCCAAAGCTGCATGATGTTCTTGGTTCCATGCTATCCCCCAATTGCACAAGCAGTGTCATTCACGttcatccaatcttcataatTCTTGGAGTTTGGAGATGGTGGAGAATGCTGCAGATACCTGGATGCTTCTAATGTATCAATTCCAAGACAGCTTGGGATCACAAGAAGTGATTGGAGGATCCAAAACAGTTTGATGGCTGTGATTTCTATGTTCAGAAAAATCTGTAGATGCCATCAGAACAACCCGCAATTCAACCCTACAATCCAGCACACACAAGACCAGCAAGGGCTGTAGAGAAGAAACAGCAGTACACACACCACAGGAGACATTGTGATCGGCACAACTGGAAGCAGGTGCAGGCAAGAACAGGAAACAGAATTGTCCAGTACTCTTGAGAGAAATCCCTTCATGACAAGGAGGGCCAGCATAAACCAGAAATAGACAGAAACTTACACAATACAGCAACAATGCACATTTAGGGCAGCACACACTAGCACTAAAACAGCGCTCTAAAACTTCAACACACAGTTACAAACGCAaaattgcaatatcttaggaggAATCACAGGCATAAAATAATCTCTCACTAATCCTGCTAAAGTTGGCTGTGACCACACAGAACAGATGAGACCACAACTAATAATTACCTGACGCTTAAACAACTGTGTGGTATCAATAGATAATCTGGTGGCATCTAGAATAGAAGCATATGTAGACATGACCAGGAGATTATGCACACTCACGTTGTCTGAATAGCAACATTGGAAACGTCAGAACAGCAACAGAATATGCCAAAGTTAGCGTATCATCAGGCATCAACCAATCAGAGGAATCATCAGAACAGCAACAGTAGTCTGTAAGAAACAGAACGGGACATTATTTACATCAGCAAATCTCCACAAGCCCTTACAATGCCCACAAGAGTTGCTCATGGCTGAACAGAGGACTCTCAAGCCAGAAAACATATCTCTAATTGAAAAGTCGAGAAGGGAGAAAGGTGAACAGAGGAAGAGAAGTGACTGCAACTAGTCAGGTTAATCAGGTTCAGAGAAGGGtgttgctttgataccatgttgcaAATCTGAAATAAAACTGAATATTTAATGAAGAAAATACTGCCCTTATGGTTTgtgagaggagagaagagagagaaaaggtCAGGGAGAGGAGCACCAGTCGTTGCAAGTATTAACTCCAGATCTGCCCTCTTTATATACTGAGGATAAAAATATATGGAGGACAATAATACGCCCATTTAGTCCacataattaatgaaataatatattCCCCTCTAACAAAAGTTTTTTATCACAAGCCCACTTGGCTGATTCCAATCACCTAACTTGATAGAAGTTTTTGTTCTAGAGTTGAGGCTACTGTTTAACCCAAATTTTAATATCTGAAATACATGCAGGCTCTTATTCAAATGCAAGATATTTCTTCTGCTGTGAGTGCTTTGCAATTTTACACAAATGTTCAGCCGAGTGTAAGGTAATggtatttattttgtttatttaactTGTGGGAAGAATGTTAGCCTTGGGCCTTGATCCAATGGTAAGGGCGTTACATCCAAACATGAAGGTCAGAGGTTCAAGTCATGGAAACACTCTCTCCATGTATGTCCTGATGGCATGAGAACCTTGTTCTTTTGAGTgtcacatttatttatttattttggatgGTATGGGGATTGTGCAAGGTATTTCCTTTTTGGAAGCTAAGGTAGCAAAGGAATAACCTCTAACTTTGCATGATATTTTCAAGTTATTTATTGTTCAATTACCTATCTCTCTAGGGGAAGGAATGTTTATGTTCAATTCTCATCTCATCAAGAATTAACTACCATGGATCAGAATCCTCAAGGACGAGGAGATGAGGTTAGTAGTTGGATTTTTCTGAATTTACATGTTATCACGGTGTTAATATATGTCAAGAAAAATCTAAATAAAAGTGTATGCTATAATCATGGTTTTCAAACCCGGACCGGACTGGCCAGTCTGACCAAGTTCAACCGGAAATGGTCACTAGGCCAGTCTGGGTGATGTTGAGGAATCGGAATTGATGTGAAGTGAGGTCAACCCAGCCAAAACCGACGACCCAGCTTGACTTGGCCAGAAGCAGTGGTTCAAGTTTTAGTTATTCTAGAAAAAACGTGTGAATTTTGAGGGAAGGAGAGCTTGAACCCTGTATTACTTGGAAGGAAAAAAGGTACTAGGCACCACTCGACTTGTGCGCTGTGCTATGGATtccttgaaaaaaataaatatatgtttGTTCATGTGAACGTATACATACGTACATgtcaaattttaaattcttttttgctgttattatataattaattattattattataaatttcacaaaattttaataataagaaaaacaataCAATTTTTAGGTTGTGctgttaattatttttgtttttaattgattattataatttataGAGTATATTTGTAActtatatgcacacacacacacacacacacacacacatattactTATTAGACCTCTAGGTTGATGCTCTGGTTCGACCAGTCTTACCAACCATGTAACTTTATTGGGTTGGTCACCGGTCTGGTTTTTAAAACCATggttataataattaataaaaatatttatttgttttgtAGTGAGGGCTGAGGTATATAAAATGAATCTTGAACGATCTTTTTTTTTGTTATTCATGTTCAGCATAATTCAATTAGCAGAGTAAGAAGTTGCTGAATAACATTGTACATCTGTCAGCATAAGGGTTATATCTATTGATTTGTTTGGTGAaggaattttaatttaaaattttttttattggtgAAATGAAGTTctgattttttattctttttttttttggtgtccACCTTGTTAAGTTGACTAAAATTGATAACTACATCGAAATTATCATGCTTTATACTGCTCAGTGCTTGGAAGAGTACATATTGCAAATTTCTTGTTAAAAATTAGTTTGTTTAATACTCTAATGCATTTCTCACCCTTATATTGATGTGTTTCTGGTTGCATTTTTGCTGGTTCTTCTGTAAGCATACTCCTTTAGTAGGATCTTTTTTCTTAGGTTATATTCTTATTCATTTCTCTGATGCACCTTATTAAAGAAAGTGACCAAAAAACAATCTGATATATATGTACTTTTGGGACACACAAATGAGTGCAAAATCTTAGCTATATAGGCATctaatttgtttgtttattttttcaGGTACATTTGTTGtgatttttcaatctttgaaatgGATCTCGATTTCTTCCAAATCTTGCTAGTCTGCTTGGTTGCTTTGAAATTTAAGCTGCATGCTTTTTCCATTATTTGGGAACTAAGGGCATGAGTGTGAGAAGCTGATTTTAAATTTCTGTTTTTTTTATCTTTGTAAAAATGCATTCAATTTATTAATCTATATTACTAATTTTAATAAAAAGTAAAAGGCTTATGCCACCACACCATGGGGCTTACCTCTCACTTTGTTAGTGGTAAAACGTCTAGACTAGCACCTTTTTGCTTATGCCTTGTCTCAAAGAACAGATTGAAGGCATTCAATTGCTTTCTGGACCAGGATGTCAATGTTTAGGGCATGCGTCTGGATTTAAATACGTATGGTTGCAGCATTTGTGTAGGCGTAATGCATTGTCATGCACTGGGATTCAATGTACTTCAATAATGAGAAAAAATGGTACTGCATAAGTTGCAGCATAAAATCTATGCAGAGAGTGAGCAGGGTAATCTGGCTCAGAATTGTTGTCCTCTCACCCTTTTCAAATTtctcctgtttttttttttgttttgttttgtttttaattttgttGTGTTTTAAATGCTTTCTGTATGTTTGTGCGGTGAGTCATTATTTCATGTAATTCCTTGAGatattctttcttcttttctctatCTATTCTTTTCTATttattctcttctctctcttctgtCTCTATGCTGTCTCGCTATCGGCATTCCCTGGACACAGCCTAATCGAATTCTCTTAGTTACAATTCATCACCTGCTATATCCTATAACTGTGGAAGTGCTGCATCAAGTGTTTTCTCCTCATGGATTTGTAGAGAAGATCGTCACATTTCACAAGTCAGCTGGTCAGCTTCTtcaagtttctctctctctctctctctctctctctctctctccctctgtgACTTTTGACAACCAGGTCGATGGATACACAGTTACGTTTGTAGAAATACTCTTTGAAATGTTTTTCATGACCTGTGCTTCTAGTGGTCTTGATTAATAATTTCAAGATGTGAATTGATTGAAATGCTTCAATGAGTATCTGTAACTTATATTTTATGTAAAGAGGCATCTAAAATGTGTGTGGACacctttatatatttttaaattgttttgaAATTAACATGTGAATATTGTTGATTAGGTTTTCAAGCCCTTATCCAGTATCAGTTACGCCAGAGTGCTGTTTCAGCAAGAACTTCTCTTCAGGTATCTTGTTGATTTTGTATTCATGAATTTGATCTTTAGAATGATGGGGCTTTTGAAGTCTGCTATCTGGTTCTGCTTCTAAGTTGAAGAGTTAACACAATTTCGATATAGGGGCGCAATATTTATGATGGCTGCTGTCAACTGGACATTCAGTTCTCAAAGTAGGTTTcttaccttataaaaatttcttaaGTGCCTGCTGCTGTATATGTATGCTTTTATTTTTCTCCAGTATCTCTTTTAACTAAATGGTGgacattatatatatacactttttgTTTCCATAATCCAGCCTTGACGAGCTGCAAGTGAACTACAATAATGAGCGCTCGAGGTGAGCTGTAGCTTGATGCTTGTTTCCTAATGTTGCTTGTGAATCTGTCTTTGTGATATAGCTTGACAATATGCTGCTGAATATGTTTCACCACAGGGATTTCACAAATCCATCTCTGCCTTCAGAACAGAAAGGAAGATCCTCGCAAGTATGTCCCACTGTTAATTATTATTTCTCTGGAACTTTGTGCTGCAATTTTATAGATAGCTGTCATTTGCCTTCTGAAGTTAAATCCATGACCTTCCATGTTGCAACAGCCAGGATATAGTGATGGGGGAGGCATGTATGCTGCAAGGGCAGGTGCATATTTTGGTGGTTGCACAATTTTTTAACCCATACTTTCAGTGAGGAACATTCAAATGctaattctgttttttttttttcccctccagTTGGATTTCAACAGGTGTGTAAATCCCGGGTCATGTTAATTTGTTAGTCTCCCAGATTTCCTCCAGTGCTTAAGATTTTATGATTTGCATGTAGTGGGCACTTGGGATGTGTCTTCGAGCTGGTATCTTATTCATCCGTTTTAAATATGATACAGCGAACCATGCAAATATTCTCCAAGGTCCCCTTGGTTGAAAAGCATGCATTTGGCCCCTTTAATTTACATGATGTTTGCGATGAGCCTTATGGGACAATGGGGTTTTGTATGTGCATGTGCAATTGTGCTTGCACTTGTACTTGCACTTGTATGTATTGCTGGAAGGGGGGCTTTTGGAGTCTTGGAAATGCTTCTGGCATCATTCTGGAGATAGTTCAAAGAGAATTCCAGCTTGTATAGCCTATATTTTTTGGATTATTGGCTCTGATTAAGACATTTCTCAACTTCTTGTGCAGCATGCAGCATGAGATGCTCTTTTTTTGTTCATGCcatgaaaaaatatgaaaaggaaTTAATTGATTTCTCTcgtgctttaaaaaaaaatattttcaactttCTGGAAACATTCtggtatttatatatatatatataaaatatttcctGCCGGGGAAGGGTGGGGGAGATGGGATTGACGGTGGGCATGgtgttggattttttttttttttttaaaacatagaTGGCCAATACTGCTGCTATTGCTGCTGCCTTTGGAGGAGGTTTGCCACCTGGAGTAAGTGGGACAAATGACAGGTGTACTGTACTTGTCTCTAATCTAAATTCTGACGTAAGCCACTTCTAATCCtttttatttatatttgaatGGTTTGTTAACTTTCTATGCCATCTGTGCTCAGTGACTTTCTATTCGTTGCAGCGAATAGATGAGGATAAGCTTTTTAACCTCTTTTCTCTGTATGGAAATATTGTGAGGATCAAGCTTCTCCGCAATAAGCCAGATCATGCACTGGTTCAGATGGGTGATGGTTTCCAGGCTGAGTTGTCAGTGCACTTTCTGAAGgtttgattaataaaatttttatggaGCCCTTTGATTTATGGATTTTATTGTTCATTTTGTCAGAAGAGATCAGAGTTTCCTACTGCATTAGAACTACAATTTTTTATTATGTAGAAATAGTGCCATTTATTGATGTTAAAAGATATTCTGGTTGTGAGATGTTTGATGTTCTGGATTACTTTTGTTTCGTTATTTCGAATTTTATCCTGACTAATTTTTGGCTGAACTTTCTATCTTAAGCTGGGTTTTCAAATTTTTCCATATCAAATTGATGCAGATGAAGGGTTACTGTTTGTTTAGGATGTTAAAAATTGGCCAAGCAGTCAATTGTGCTTGCATGGTGATTCAATGGCAACTATGATTTTACTGGACCAACTTTGTTTTGATTGGTTTGCCACAAGGTTCTGCATTCATATTAGTTTTGTCCAGATCGTTCATGGTTCTGTTTCTCAGCCAACATGTGTAGTCCTGACTGGCTATGGATGGTGAAAGCTGCTTCCAGAATTTTTAAATGTGCTGTATAAATTTCGTCACAAATTGTATCAGCGTCACATTTTTCTGTTACCTTATTTACTTCTGAAGTTGATTGTAGAATTGTGACACATACATGCTCAATTCTGTTGTTTTACATGATCACACAATTTTGTATTCTTGGTCAGACCTCATCGAATTGCTGGGCTCTACATTAATATTTCTGCTGTATAAGTTGGGTTTGAATGTAGAAGTCCATGCTATTTGCTTTTATTGTAGCATGAACTTTTTAATTAGGTACTAAAACTTTTTCCGATTTGGAATACAGGGAGCCATGCTGTTTGGGAAGCGATTGGAGGTGAATTTCTCCAAGCACCCAAACATAACAACTGGTGCTGATACACACGAATACGTGAACTCTAATCTCAATCGTTTCAATCGTAATGCTGCAAAGAATTATCGCTATTGCTGCTCTCCTACAAAGATGATCCACCTTTCCACCCTGCCCCAGGATGTCACTGAGGAGGAGATAGTGACCCATTTGGAGGAACATGGAACTGTTGTCAACAGCAAGCTTTACGAGATGAATGGGAAGAAACAGGCCCTTGTTATGTTTGAAACTGAGGAGCAAGCGACTGAAGCTCTTGTGTGCAAGCATGCAACTAACCTTGCAGGGTCAATGGTCCGGATATCCTTTTCTCAGTTGCAGAACATATAAAGAACTTGTGGTAATAGCGAGGGGGTAGGAGTTCGTAAACGaaaggatatttttgtctgatcATGCCCGTCTTCGTTCTATTTTTTTGTCCCCCTCTTTTTATGATGGTTAAATTGCCTTTGTAATGGTGGAATGCCCTCCATTTTTCTCTTATTAGTGTTTGTACCAATTATATCTAGGCTGCAAAGGGTAATGTTGTTTGCTAGGCCTCCCCGCTGAGGGTTCTTATAGTCTTTGTATATTCGATGCAACTGAGCCTCACCTAGCAAAATAGGTTTTTGCTTTTTTGACGTACCCTTCTAATTCGCCTCCAAAACCATGGCAAACTGGCGGCTAACGTGCATGGACTTTatttaccttattaattaatcattAAATCTACATTATTTGTAATAATATCTGAGTGATAATGGGCAGATTTAACTTTGAAGCATGAATTATAAAATGAATTCTATACGTGCTATGCAAAGCCTTTTAAAGAACAGTTTTGCACTCGAAATGTGATTCATTGCCATGTTCAGTAAGATCCACcgacattgatagcaaatatatcAGTCACTAGAAGTCTGTACTAATGTGAAGTAATAATTTAAATGTATTTCAGTTAATAAGACATGGATAAATTATTAGTTTAATGTTACTAAAATTTAATTTGTTGCTTCGTGAAGGCATATAATGATTTTGCTGCATTTGTTTCTTCAATTTTGTTTTTATAAAATAAGTTAAACTAATATAGGCAAGGCTTGTCccaatttagtttattttttattctactcAATGACTTACAAAACATAATATTGTCATTATAAGGCGAATGATGCAGCAAATGGCTCTGCAAGACATTTTATGAGTTTGTAACGTGTTaaaatatgttgaaatatatTATGTGTGTTAGTTTTTGATGtacgtcattttttttttattacataggaacacCAGCTATCAATGAGCCCTTCGGTTTCTCaggtgcggcaccaaacttacggatcagcgtcctccgtcCTTAGGTCTCACTAATCATTAAGTTTAGTTTTAATGATTTTCAAGACACATTACTATACATCTTGGACTATCTCTTTAACCTATATTCCGCCATACTTCTATATTATACGCTCTTAGGTGGCATGATAAATGACTTACCATAAATCTTTTAGATGCTTATTTTGCTTACTTGTTGGACGCTTTATGAACTCATCTTACAAATCATAGCCTTCAtataatattcaaaatttgaaaattcaaggCAAATTAACATTTGTATATTCCCCATATTTAACAAAATTTTTGAACAAAGTTGATTTAGGGTTGAATTAGTTTTATCTAGAAAagttttttcttatatttatttgACAGCAGATTATTTCAATTTGGACGTTGAGTTTCGTTTAACTAGTACTCTTCAAAAGTCCATTTGCATTTGAGAAGCATGTTGCTATTTTGTGTTCTGAGAAGAGAGATGtttttctatttattatcttttctaGTAAAATCCTGTGAAACATATGTTCTGATCATTGTATTAGTATCTTATACATTTTTTGGCTGGATTGGATTAAGTGATAGGTCGACATTATTGTTCGAGTGTGATTACCTTGTTTATGTAGTAAAGGACTGGGTTAGCCCAATTGGGTTATTCACTTGTAAGTATTTTTCAGCTTGTGGTTGTTTTTGGTTGTGTACTTGCTTATATTGAACAATGTTTGTCAAAGTTCAATTCGCATGACTGGTTGTAATGTGATTTTGATGGAGTAGAAATCTTAAGTAATTTACTTAGGGAATGGACATAGATTGAGTTGACTAAACCACAATAAACTCCAACGTTGTGGTAATTATTTGATTGATTGGGTGAGCATCTCATTGCTTTCGCACTTTATTGAATTTTTGGGCACCCAATATACACCCCAAGTGCCAATAATTAgattaacaattggtattagagcagttGCTCTAATAAATAGGTCAACCCAACCCTTTTAATAAAACGGGGTGGATGGGTTTAGGTCGGGCACTCGTTGCGTGATCCATttacattttattattatttttttttcatttttttttcgcTTTTGGGCCCTTTGGCCTTTGGCCGCCCACTTTTAGGctactttttatattttttaagtgctattttttttttaatgaaaattaagtCAATTTTgatcaaatattaaaaaattgaaataaataaattatagttTTAAACGGGTATTTAATGGGTACCCGTTTAAGACCCATTTATTAAAAGGGCGTGTTTGGATTTGTAGATTAGTCACCCGTTAATAAATGAGTTAATCCAGAGTTGAATTCGTTTTGTCTCCATCTGTTTACGACCTCCTAAAACTCAATCCTTCAGCTCATTTTGCGCTCCTAACATGAATAATTGATCATGTGGACTTACTACGATGCAAGTGACTTACTGGTGATATGCAACTGCTCTTTAGGACATGGGAGTTTGGAAGGATCGATTATTGAAATATAGAGTGAAGAATGAATCATTGAATTTTTAGATTACGTGCTGTAGGGTTTTTACTATTAGTGGCTAAGGGAAAGAGATTTTCAGTACTCGAGTTAAGGGCCTCATAGGCTTTGAGATTGGGAGTTTCAGTGGGTCCATAGGGTGTGGATGCATGGGATAGGGAGTCCAGATCTTTAATTTTGGGCCTAAACTTAATTGCTCGGTCCAAGCTGAAGTTAGAATTGGGAGTTAGATAGTAGATGATATTAGGTAAAATGTGAATAAGTAAATCCAAAACCCTTTTCTTAAATGATAGGCTGATATTCATGGAATATAACAGGCTTGATACGACCCATTCAACAACAGATTGCCCCTTTTAAACTATATCTGACTTGTTTAATAAGCAGCTGATCGAATATGAGTCAATTTAGAAAAAATCAGATACAATTTGCGTTAACGGATTATTATCCATTTTATCAAGTCTAAGGAATCCATCTTTTCCTCTTTAACCTCTATGGATGAGTTTTTGAGGATGACGTCTTTATCCTTAACCCGCAGCTCTTTCTTATCCAAGCCTCGT
The sequence above is a segment of the Malania oleifera isolate guangnan ecotype guangnan chromosome 8, ASM2987363v1, whole genome shotgun sequence genome. Coding sequences within it:
- the LOC131161551 gene encoding polypyrimidine tract-binding protein homolog 3 isoform X1 produces the protein MTEPSKVVHVRNVGHEISENDLFQLFQPFGVISKLVMLRAKNQALIQMQDISSAVSALQFYTNVQPSVRGRNVYVQFSSHQELTTMDQNPQGRGDEPNRILLVTIHHLLYPITVEVLHQVFSPHGFVEKIVTFHKSAGFQALIQYQLRQSAVSARTSLQGRNIYDGCCQLDIQFSNLDELQVNYNNERSRDFTNPSLPSEQKGRSSQPGYSDGGGMYAARAVGFQQMANTAAIAAAFGGGLPPGVSGTNDRCTVLVSNLNSDRIDEDKLFNLFSLYGNIVRIKLLRNKPDHALVQMGDGFQAELSVHFLKGAMLFGKRLEVNFSKHPNITTGADTHEYVNSNLNRFNRNAAKNYRYCCSPTKMIHLSTLPQDVTEEEIVTHLEEHGTVVNSKLYEMNGKKQALVMFETEEQATEALVCKHATNLAGSMVRISFSQLQNI
- the LOC131161551 gene encoding polypyrimidine tract-binding protein homolog 3 isoform X2, encoding MTEPSKVVHVRNVGHEISENDLFQLFQPFGVISKLVMLRAKNQPNRILLVTIHHLLYPITVEVLHQVFSPHGFVEKIVTFHKSAGFQALIQYQLRQSAVSARTSLQGRNIYDGCCQLDIQFSNLDELQVNYNNERSRDFTNPSLPSEQKGRSSQPGYSDGGGMYAARAVGFQQMANTAAIAAAFGGGLPPGVSGTNDRCTVLVSNLNSDRIDEDKLFNLFSLYGNIVRIKLLRNKPDHALVQMGDGFQAELSVHFLKGAMLFGKRLEVNFSKHPNITTGADTHEYVNSNLNRFNRNAAKNYRYCCSPTKMIHLSTLPQDVTEEEIVTHLEEHGTVVNSKLYEMNGKKQALVMFETEEQATEALVCKHATNLAGSMVRISFSQLQNI